From Thermogladius calderae 1633, a single genomic window includes:
- a CDS encoding SufB/SufD family protein — MGFTTSSKAYYLQIDQNYFKYLSRFSGVEIMTTREFVENRPDEAREYYWRLIDPARDKYTATAALLEKGGYYIRVKRNTRLQEPILACLFLSTRGIQAPHNIVVVEEGAEAVVTTGCTIAPEMIGVHIGISEFYVGEKGKLTFVMVHSWNHVSHVRPRTAVVVGDEGYYLNYYANLSRVRTLQTYPEVKLGTRARAGVYSVILGLGKASIDYGGAVYLNGDEASAEVVSKALAREEAKVVTRGRLHARGRGSKGHLECRGLMLSEKAYMLAVPELSSDTLDAALTHEASIGRLAEEEINYLVSKGFKRDEAVSLLVKGFISVEENMFPPRVRGIISSVEKLVVEKSF, encoded by the coding sequence GTGGGGTTCACAACGTCCAGTAAGGCCTACTACCTCCAGATCGACCAAAACTACTTCAAGTACCTGAGCAGGTTCAGCGGCGTGGAGATCATGACGACGAGGGAGTTCGTCGAGAACAGGCCCGACGAGGCGAGGGAGTACTACTGGAGGCTGATAGACCCGGCGAGGGACAAGTACACCGCCACGGCCGCACTCCTCGAGAAGGGGGGTTACTACATCAGGGTTAAGAGGAACACTAGGTTGCAGGAGCCCATACTGGCGTGCCTCTTCCTGAGTACGCGGGGGATACAGGCACCACACAACATCGTGGTGGTGGAGGAGGGGGCCGAAGCCGTCGTCACGACGGGTTGCACTATAGCCCCCGAGATGATCGGTGTCCACATCGGGATATCGGAGTTCTACGTGGGCGAGAAGGGGAAGCTCACCTTCGTCATGGTGCACTCCTGGAACCACGTCTCTCACGTTAGGCCTAGGACGGCCGTTGTAGTAGGCGACGAGGGCTACTACCTCAACTACTACGCTAACCTGTCTAGGGTGAGGACGCTCCAGACCTACCCTGAGGTTAAGCTCGGCACGAGGGCTAGAGCGGGTGTCTACTCGGTTATACTCGGACTAGGAAAGGCGTCCATAGACTACGGGGGCGCGGTCTACTTGAACGGGGACGAGGCGAGCGCCGAGGTTGTGTCGAAAGCCCTCGCGAGGGAGGAGGCGAAAGTAGTCACGCGTGGCAGGCTCCACGCCAGGGGTAGGGGGTCGAAGGGGCACCTGGAGTGCAGGGGGCTCATGCTATCCGAGAAGGCCTACATGTTGGCTGTCCCAGAGCTGTCGTCGGACACTCTGGACGCGGCTCTCACGCACGAAGCATCCATCGGCAGGCTGGCCGAGGAGGAGATAAACTACCTGGTGAGCAAGGGCTTCAAGAGAGACGAGGCTGTCAGCCTACTCGTGAAGGGGTTCATCAGCGTAGAGGAGAACATGTTTCCTCCTAGAGTGAGGGGGATCATCAGCAGCGTCGAGAAGCTAGTTGTCGAAAAGTCGTTCTAA
- a CDS encoding DUF973 family protein, with protein MTVVSNPQAEAFETMRRGVLFLLIAWLLIGIGLSLTLFAVFTGAFLAPRHFGGGLAGAMGALAAMVVVVIVGAIIALVGLWGYFVPGVRKLAEINPEFSTSATLIRVGLYYGLILLLIGALLVVFIVGIPIMLVGIILIIIGYIGLIILSFKLNDVEKNALYLAAGILFIIAIFASIAGFVAWILLYIALGDSIKKARQAPPPPVQPQPTGPLPPPV; from the coding sequence GTGACAGTAGTATCCAACCCTCAAGCCGAAGCGTTTGAGACAATGCGGAGAGGAGTGCTGTTCCTGCTGATCGCCTGGCTTCTTATAGGTATCGGGCTGTCGCTCACTCTCTTCGCCGTGTTTACGGGGGCCTTCTTAGCTCCACGCCACTTTGGGGGCGGGCTAGCGGGCGCCATGGGCGCCCTCGCCGCCATGGTCGTCGTGGTGATCGTCGGGGCTATCATAGCCCTCGTGGGGTTATGGGGATATTTCGTACCGGGCGTAAGGAAGCTCGCGGAGATTAACCCCGAGTTCTCCACATCGGCGACCTTGATCAGGGTCGGGCTCTACTACGGGCTCATATTGCTCCTGATAGGGGCTCTCTTGGTAGTGTTCATCGTTGGGATACCTATTATGTTGGTAGGGATCATACTAATCATCATAGGGTACATCGGCTTGATAATACTCTCCTTCAAGCTGAACGACGTCGAGAAAAACGCCCTCTACTTGGCCGCCGGGATACTCTTCATCATAGCGATATTCGCCTCGATCGCCGGATTCGTAGCGTGGATCCTGCTCTACATCGCGCTGGGAGACAGCATAAAGAAGGCGAGACAGGCCCCACCGCCACCAGTCCAGCCCCAGCCTACAGGCCCCCTACCCCCACCAGTCTAG
- the proC gene encoding pyrroline-5-carboxylate reductase, whose amino-acid sequence MRVAVIGAGRIGSVVVRSLVRCGYSEIVATGRRDETLKNAASLGAEATRDNDYAVSSSDIVFLTVKPHHLPEVVKSVKPASWAGRTVVSFIAGARLATLEKAMAEAEVYRAMPNLNAEVGLSSTAVAQGTRTRDMATVDRLLKCMGRVYWVPEEFLDAWTALAGSGPAFIAEIIDALVLAGVLVGLPRDLAYSAALDVLEGTSRLLRESGTHPFKLRDDVTTPAGTTIRGLIAMESEGVKAALMKAVESAYRRSLEIGAEIDARVKRELGISD is encoded by the coding sequence TTGAGAGTGGCGGTGATAGGGGCGGGTAGGATCGGGTCCGTGGTCGTGAGGTCGCTGGTGAGGTGCGGCTACAGTGAAATCGTGGCGACGGGCAGGAGAGACGAGACTCTCAAGAACGCGGCATCCCTCGGCGCAGAGGCGACCCGGGACAACGACTACGCCGTCTCCTCCAGCGACATCGTCTTCCTTACCGTGAAGCCACACCACCTACCCGAGGTCGTCAAGTCCGTTAAGCCGGCTTCGTGGGCTGGCAGAACCGTCGTCTCCTTCATAGCCGGCGCCCGGCTAGCTACGCTGGAGAAGGCGATGGCTGAGGCGGAGGTGTACAGGGCTATGCCCAACCTGAACGCCGAGGTCGGGTTGAGCTCTACGGCCGTTGCCCAGGGCACCCGTACGAGAGACATGGCCACCGTGGACAGGCTCCTGAAGTGTATGGGGAGGGTGTACTGGGTTCCCGAGGAGTTCCTCGACGCCTGGACAGCGCTCGCTGGCAGCGGGCCGGCCTTCATAGCCGAGATCATAGACGCGCTGGTGCTGGCAGGGGTCCTCGTGGGCTTGCCGAGAGACCTCGCTTACAGCGCGGCTCTCGACGTTCTAGAGGGGACGAGCAGACTGCTGCGGGAGTCCGGTACACACCCGTTCAAGCTCAGAGACGACGTGACGACCCCCGCGGGCACCACTATAAGAGGCCTTATAGCCATGGAGTCCGAGGGGGTTAAGGCAGCCCTCATGAAGGCGGTCGAGTCGGCGTACAGGAGGTCTCTGGAAATAGGGGCGGAGATAGACGCGAGAGTCAAGAGAGAACTCGGCATCAGCGACTAG
- a CDS encoding dicarboxylate/amino acid:cation symporter has product MYISVKKGYGILIAIAFVLGLLIGYILTLAIPETAARASVDSWFKALGDIFVRLIRIVIPVLIFFTIAAATASIADARKLGIILFWMLVLYIGTSILASFWGYLAGVLFQPGVGVGLTPPAGYKPPTPPTGVDILMSFFQLDFSHVLTVGGSMTMIIFAMILGVSTLLLGEEGRRIAGYLKIGSDLSVATVRVIMYYAPIAIFGYAVWLMSEYGAKMLGAYGKFLVAQYSFTLMHFFVIYSLLVALGGLNPVKYFKAQSTPFIVAFTTRSSAVTLPYNMEASRKMGVPDYIYNITLPIGATVNMDGTALYQALSAMFIAQLFGIPIQPYQVGLIIAAATIGSVATAAIPGGGTIMLAYVLAAVGLPLEGIAIMMVIDPIADSIRTAINASGDNACTVLLTRIIGEKLQPQI; this is encoded by the coding sequence ATATATATATCAGTCAAGAAAGGCTACGGGATTTTAATAGCTATAGCCTTCGTGCTAGGTCTGCTAATAGGGTACATCCTGACACTCGCTATCCCCGAGACTGCGGCAAGGGCGTCCGTGGACTCGTGGTTCAAGGCTCTCGGCGACATCTTCGTGCGATTGATCAGGATAGTTATACCCGTGCTGATATTCTTCACGATCGCCGCCGCCACTGCCTCGATAGCAGATGCCAGGAAGCTTGGCATAATACTGTTCTGGATGCTAGTCCTCTACATAGGCACATCAATTCTGGCATCGTTCTGGGGTTACCTAGCGGGCGTGTTGTTCCAGCCGGGGGTTGGGGTGGGACTGACACCACCTGCCGGTTATAAGCCGCCGACACCTCCAACCGGCGTCGACATACTCATGTCATTCTTCCAGCTGGACTTCAGCCACGTCCTCACAGTAGGCGGTTCTATGACAATGATCATATTCGCCATGATACTCGGCGTCTCGACACTACTGCTCGGCGAGGAGGGTAGGAGAATTGCGGGCTACCTGAAAATCGGTAGCGACCTCAGCGTCGCGACGGTCAGGGTAATAATGTACTACGCCCCCATAGCGATCTTCGGATACGCAGTCTGGCTAATGAGCGAGTACGGGGCAAAGATGCTGGGGGCCTACGGTAAGTTCCTGGTAGCCCAGTACTCGTTTACGCTGATGCACTTCTTTGTGATATACTCCCTGCTTGTGGCCTTGGGCGGTCTCAACCCCGTGAAGTACTTCAAGGCGCAGTCCACGCCCTTTATCGTGGCCTTCACTACGAGGAGCAGCGCTGTTACGCTACCTTACAACATGGAGGCGTCCAGGAAAATGGGTGTGCCGGACTACATATACAACATCACTCTACCAATTGGGGCGACGGTGAACATGGATGGGACAGCCCTCTACCAGGCCCTCAGCGCAATGTTCATAGCGCAACTCTTCGGCATCCCCATCCAGCCGTACCAGGTGGGGTTGATCATCGCGGCTGCGACTATAGGTAGCGTTGCCACAGCCGCCATACCGGGTGGGGGGACAATAATGCTAGCCTACGTCCTCGCCGCTGTGGGGCTGCCGCTGGAAGGCATAGCCATTATGATGGTCATCGACCCGATAGCCGATTCCATAAGGACAGCGATAAACGCGAGCGGCGACAACGCCTGTACGGTCCTCCTCACGAGGATTATAGGCGAGAAACTACAGCCCCAGATATAG
- a CDS encoding HEPN domain-containing protein, with translation MADEASRDPAEFRVRARRLLEDVPGLIDRGEYDRAAYYVAEYVRLSLTARILEVTGGLVDSYSLVGLAATLAEHDSAAKRLIEDPDTLVELSRIERVFVVSRFGGGGFTEDETRRLYEFARRALSPALGT, from the coding sequence ATGGCTGACGAGGCTAGCCGGGACCCGGCCGAGTTCCGGGTGAGGGCTCGAAGGCTACTGGAGGACGTGCCGGGCCTGATAGACAGAGGCGAGTACGACCGGGCGGCTTACTACGTAGCCGAGTACGTCAGGCTCTCACTCACGGCGAGGATACTCGAGGTGACCGGGGGTCTAGTGGACTCTTACTCGCTGGTCGGCCTAGCGGCCACTCTCGCGGAACACGACTCCGCCGCGAAGAGACTTATAGAGGACCCGGATACCCTAGTGGAGCTCTCGCGCATCGAGAGGGTGTTTGTCGTCAGTAGGTTCGGTGGAGGCGGATTCACCGAGGACGAGACCAGGAGACTATACGAGTTCGCGAGAAGGGCTCTCTCACCCGCGCTCGGGACGTGA
- a CDS encoding lysine decarboxylase yields the protein MYVGVAAHSGEPSVELARVAKRFVELLKDRCGVEHRIVVGGYWGLMKTVVDEALSAGFTVVVLPPVEEEDVSFPDRAVVVKTGLSFRGRSVALVRSSDLLVVLGGGSGCLQEAVTAYTEGKPVYALVSTGYPTDAISQWPEYLDDRRLAPVKKYRDVDELVRDLCLNEHERRKRARAIYG from the coding sequence ATGTACGTAGGTGTTGCCGCACACAGCGGCGAGCCCAGCGTAGAGCTCGCTAGAGTAGCCAAGAGGTTCGTAGAGCTCCTCAAGGATAGGTGTGGCGTGGAGCACAGGATCGTGGTGGGAGGGTACTGGGGTCTCATGAAGACCGTGGTGGACGAGGCCCTCTCCGCGGGTTTCACCGTGGTCGTCCTCCCCCCTGTAGAGGAGGAAGATGTCTCCTTCCCGGACAGAGCAGTGGTCGTTAAGACAGGGCTCTCGTTCAGAGGTAGGAGCGTCGCCCTGGTAAGGAGCTCCGACCTGCTGGTGGTTCTGGGCGGGGGCTCCGGTTGTCTCCAGGAGGCCGTGACAGCCTACACGGAGGGGAAGCCGGTCTACGCCCTGGTATCGACAGGGTACCCGACGGACGCCATATCACAGTGGCCCGAGTACTTGGACGACAGGAGGCTAGCCCCGGTCAAGAAGTACCGGGACGTCGATGAGCTGGTGAGAGACCTCTGCCTGAACGAGCACGAGAGGAGGAAGAGGGCTAGAGCCATATATGGCTGA
- a CDS encoding macro domain-containing protein — protein MAPLTYTCRAGYVTIQVVSGDITEFEGDAIVNPANTLMIMGGGVALAIKRRGGAEIEEKARRHAPVPIGGAVATGAGRLRVRYVIHAVCP, from the coding sequence GTGGCACCCCTGACCTACACCTGCCGGGCCGGCTACGTGACGATCCAGGTGGTCAGCGGCGACATAACCGAGTTCGAGGGTGACGCCATAGTCAACCCGGCCAACACCCTCATGATAATGGGCGGCGGGGTCGCGCTGGCGATCAAGAGGAGGGGCGGGGCGGAGATCGAGGAGAAGGCCAGGAGGCACGCCCCTGTCCCAATAGGTGGGGCCGTCGCGACAGGCGCGGGGAGGCTGAGGGTCAGGTACGTCATCCACGCCGTTTGTCCCTAG
- a CDS encoding RNA-guided endonuclease InsQ/TnpB family protein: protein MARTVVVETPPLPRRLFRVFVELEGMYRNMVEQLTMYAVREGVASFTRLKALKYRELRSLYPQLPSHYAYTACQDASARAKSFLRLKKKELAEREHPEVNSVSIWLDDHLWRASGLTSIEVATHKGWIPLEVIPHKQYWKYINRGWRLASEARIKLDRKSRKLLVYLTFVKDAEEHRPRGFVPVDLNENNVTALIDGTAYLFETNIGRIVLGYYYRRRRVQEKYDKLYGVKSRIKRKILKKLNERRKKLDARWKIANIIVREASKRGYAIVMERLGRRPAERMIARMSDDQLRHRVFQAAFRGVQRAIEEKAREHGVPVVYVDPRNTSRLCPVHGSEIAYEDGSRVGRCTRGGEHWHRDAVAVWNLLLRALRGGGSSAPSPAGLSVDGSPVPLGSTAAHEPTRVPKALWARRKSLDATMNS from the coding sequence GTGGCTAGAACCGTTGTCGTCGAGACGCCGCCTCTCCCGCGGAGGCTGTTCAGGGTCTTCGTCGAGCTCGAGGGCATGTACCGGAACATGGTCGAGCAACTGACAATGTACGCTGTGAGGGAGGGTGTCGCGTCTTTCACAAGGCTGAAAGCTTTGAAGTATCGTGAGTTGAGGAGTCTTTACCCTCAGCTACCCTCACACTACGCTTACACCGCGTGCCAAGACGCCTCTGCTAGAGCCAAGAGCTTCCTCAGGCTGAAGAAGAAAGAGCTGGCTGAAAGAGAGCACCCGGAAGTCAACAGCGTCTCTATCTGGCTGGACGACCACCTGTGGAGAGCAAGTGGTTTGACATCTATCGAAGTGGCTACCCATAAGGGCTGGATACCTCTCGAAGTTATTCCGCACAAACAGTACTGGAAGTACATCAATAGGGGCTGGAGGCTTGCCTCGGAGGCGAGGATTAAGCTAGACAGAAAGAGCAGGAAGTTGCTAGTCTACCTGACCTTCGTGAAAGACGCTGAGGAGCATAGACCACGTGGCTTCGTGCCTGTTGATCTTAACGAGAACAATGTCACCGCACTAATCGACGGTACTGCCTACCTCTTCGAGACAAACATTGGGAGAATAGTCCTCGGCTACTACTACCGTAGGAGGAGGGTGCAGGAGAAGTACGATAAGCTCTACGGTGTGAAGTCCAGAATCAAGAGGAAGATCCTGAAGAAGCTTAATGAAAGGAGGAAGAAGCTGGACGCTAGGTGGAAGATTGCGAACATAATTGTGAGAGAGGCTTCCAAGAGAGGCTATGCCATAGTCATGGAGAGACTTGGGAGGAGGCCGGCTGAACGAATGATTGCTAGAATGAGTGATGACCAGCTGAGGCACAGGGTGTTCCAAGCCGCCTTTAGAGGCGTGCAGAGGGCGATCGAGGAGAAAGCTCGAGAGCACGGCGTACCGGTAGTCTATGTGGATCCGAGGAACACCTCTAGGCTCTGCCCGGTTCACGGCTCGGAGATCGCCTACGAGGACGGGTCTAGGGTTGGGAGGTGCACTAGGGGCGGCGAGCACTGGCACAGGGACGCGGTAGCCGTGTGGAACCTCCTCCTCAGAGCCCTGCGGGGCGGTGGGAGCAGTGCTCCAAGCCCCGCGGGCTTAAGCGTAGATGGGAGCCCCGTGCCGTTGGGCTCGACGGCCGCCCATGAGCCCACACGGGTGCCCAAAGCCCTGTGGGCGAGGCGGAAGTCCCTAGATGCGACCATGAATTCATAA